CAAACCGATGACGGTAGCTTCGAACTTGGTTCAAGTGCCAAAGTCGGGTACTTCAAGCAAGAAATTGATGATTTGAAAGATGACCAAACTGTTATCAATTCATTGCGTGAAATAGCCGAATTTATTGACGTGGGAGTTGGACGAGACCGCTTTATAACAGCTAAAGAATTGCTCGAGCGATTCCTGTTTCCTCCATATCAGCATTTCGCCCAAATTTCCACATTATCTGGTGGTGAACGCCGGAGATTGGCACTTTTGCGTATGTTTATGGCTAATCCGAATGTGATTTTGCTCGATGAGCCGACGAATGATTTTGATATCGAAACATTGAATGCTATTGAATCTTATTTTGATGATTTCTACGGTGTTTTGATTATCGTCTCCCACGATAGAGCATTCATTGACCGTATGGTCGAATTTGTTTGGGTATTCCGTCCGGACGGTACGATTAAGGAATATCCCGGAAATTATTCTTACTATCTCGAGCAAAAGGAAAAGGAAGAATCTCTCAGAAGGCAATTAGCAAGTCAGTCGCAAGTCAAAACCGATACCAGAGTCAAAGACACCGACAAAGTTCGCAAAAAACTCTCTTACAAGGAGCAAAGAGAATTTGATTTGCTCGAAGAGGAAATTTCCGCTCTGGAAATTGAATTAGATGACCATCAACAGCAAATGACTAATCACGACGGTAAAGATTACAAGCAAATCGAAAGTATATCTTCTAAGATTGAAGAATTGCAGAACATGATTGACGAAAAAACCGAACGCTGGATGGAACTTTCCGAAAGTATTGGCTAATTATGCTCGCGGATGGAAAGTGCGATGAACTTCTTTGATGAACTCTCTGTCCAAATGGGTGTAAATTTGCGTAGTTGATATGTCCGAATGCCCGAGCATTTCTTGGACGGCTCGCAAATCGGCGCCACCTTCGAGCAGATGCGTAGCAAATGAATGCCTGAAAATATGCGGATGAACCTTTACGCTAATTCCAGCCATAGCCGAATATTTTGCCAATAATTTCCATATTCCCATCCGAGATAGCGGCGAACCGCGTTGATTCAGAAATAGAAAGTCATGCGATTTGTTTGGAACATAAAACTGCGAACGCGCTTCGCCCATGTATCGAGCAATCCATTCGAGAGCTGATTGCCCAATAGGCACAATTCGCTCTTTCGACCCTTTGCCAAATACGCGGACAATTTCCGATTCTTCCAAAATATCGCGTTTTGTCAGTCCGATTAATTCCGAAACTCTCAGTCCACAAGCGTACATTGTCTCAAACATGGCTCTGTCTCTTATTCCGGCAAGAGAAGCTGTGTCAGGTTGGTCTAAAATTTTGTTAATGTCATCAATAGTCAGCGTTTCGGGCAATTTCCTGCCGGATTTTGCTTGTTCGATGGTTTCGGTTATATCATCTTTCGCTTTATTTACCGAGACAAGATATTTGTACAATGCCCTAATTGAGGACAAATATCGTGCACGGCTGGAAGTTGCCAGACCCATTGAAGTCAATTGAGCTAAGAAATTTTCAACATTGATTGATTGTGCATCCGCAAATGTCTCTATGCCCTCGGTCTGTAAATATGAAGCAAAACTACGGACGTCATGCAAATACGAATGCTTGGTGTTGTCAGCGAGCCCCTTTTCCAAACTCAAAAACTGAACAAATGAATTAATCAACTTCAGAAAATTTCTATTTATCGTTTCCATTTAATTTTTTTTCGGAATCTCTTTGTACGATACCCGTTT
This Candidatus Kapaibacterium sp. DNA region includes the following protein-coding sequences:
- the xerD gene encoding site-specific tyrosine recombinase XerD; translated protein: METINRNFLKLINSFVQFLSLEKGLADNTKHSYLHDVRSFASYLQTEGIETFADAQSINVENFLAQLTSMGLATSSRARYLSSIRALYKYLVSVNKAKDDITETIEQAKSGRKLPETLTIDDINKILDQPDTASLAGIRDRAMFETMYACGLRVSELIGLTKRDILEESEIVRVFGKGSKERIVPIGQSALEWIARYMGEARSQFYVPNKSHDFLFLNQRGSPLSRMGIWKLLAKYSAMAGISVKVHPHIFRHSFATHLLEGGADLRAVQEMLGHSDISTTQIYTHLDREFIKEVHRTFHPRA